In Peromyscus eremicus chromosome 2, PerEre_H2_v1, whole genome shotgun sequence, a single genomic region encodes these proteins:
- the Fhl3 gene encoding four and a half LIM domains protein 3, translated as MSEAFDCAKCSESLYGRKYIQTDSGPYCVPCYDNTFANTCAECQQLIGHDSRELFYEDRHFHEGCFRCCRCQRSLADEPFTCQDSELLCNECYCTAFSSQCSACGETVMPGSRKLEYGGQTWHEHCFLCSGCEQPLGSRSFVPDKGAHYCVPCYENKFAPRCARCSKTLTQGGVTYRDQPWHRECLVCTGCQTPLAGQQFTSRDDDPYCVACFGELFAPKCSSCKRPITGGSSGGEAAGLGGGKYVSFEDRHWHHSCFSCARCSTSLVGQGFVPDGDQVLCQGCSQAGP; from the exons ATGAGCGAGGCATTTGACTGTGCCAAATGCAGTGAGTCCTTGTATGGCCGCAAATACATCCAGACAGACAGTGGCCCCTACTGCGTCCCCTGCTATGATAACACCTTCGCCAACACCTGTGCCGAGTGCCAGCAGCTCATCGGGCATGATTCAAGG GAACTGTTCTACGAGGATCGCCACTTCCACGAGGGCTGTTTCCGGTGCTGCCGCTGCCAACGCTCCCTGGCTGATGAGCCCTTCACCTGCCAGGACAGCGAGCTGCTCTGTAACGAGTGCTACTGCACAGCCTTCTCTTCACAGTGCTCAGCCTGTGGGGAGACTGTCATGCCTG ggtcccgGAAGCTGGAGTATGGAGGCCAGACATGGCATGAACATTGCTTTCTGTGCAGTGGGTGTGAGCAGCCTCTAGGTTCCCGCTCCTTCGTGCCTGACAAGGGCGCTCACTACTGCGTGCCTTGCTATGAGAACAAGTTTGCTCCTCGGTGTGCCCGCTGCAGCAAG ACGCTGACTCAGGGTGGAGTGACATATCGAGATCAACCCTGGCATCGAGAATGCCTGGTCTGCACTGGGTGCCAGACGCCCCTTGCGGGGCAGCAGTTCACGTCTCGGGATGATGATCCCTACTGTGTGGCCTGTTTCGGAGAACTCTTTGCACCCAAGTGCAGCAGCTGCAAGCGCCCCATCACAGGCGGGAGCAGCGGTGGCGAGGCCGCAG GACTCGGTGGAGGCAAGTATGTGTCCTTCGAAGACCGACATTGGCACCACAGCTGCTTCTCCTGTGCCCGCTGCTCCACCTCCCTGGTGGGCCAAGGCTTCGTACCAGACGGAGACCAAGTTCTGTGCCAGGGCTGCAGCCAAGCAGGGCCCTGA
- the Utp11 gene encoding probable U3 small nucleolar RNA-associated protein 11, translating to MAAAFRKAAKSRQREHRERSQPGFRKRLGLLEKKKDYKLRANDYHKKQDFLRALRKKALEKNPDEFYYKMTRAKLQDGVHLIKENKEEVTPEQLKLMRTQDIKYIEMKRVAEAKKIERLKSELHLLDFQGKQQNKHVFFFDTKKEVEQFDIATHLQTAPELVGRVFNRPRIETLQKEKVKGVTPETRLKRIAKERQRQYDCLTQRIEREKKLFVVAQKIQTRKDLMDKTQKVKVKKETVNTPAIYRFQTRRKR from the exons ATGGCGGCGGCTTTTCGCAAGGCAGCCAAGTCCCGACAGCGGGAACATCGAGAACGAAGCCAG CCTGGCTTTCGAAAACGGCTGGGGTTgctggagaagaagaaagattaCAAACTTCGAGCAAA tgactatCATAAAAAGCAAGACTTCCTCAGAGCTCTCCGGAAGAAGGCTCTTGAGAAAAATCCAGATGAATTCTACTATAAAATGACTCGGGCTAAGCTCCAG GATGGAGTTCATCTCATCAAGGAGAACAAGGAGGAAGTGACACCAGAGCAGCTGAAACTGATGAGAACTCAGGACATCAAATACATAGAGATGAAAAGGGTCGCAGAAGCGAAG AAAATTGAAAGACTGAaatcagagctccacctgctggATTTCCAGGGGAAGCAGCAGAATAAGCACGTGTTCTTTTTTGACACCAAAAAGGAAG TTGAACAGTTTGATATTGCGACCCACTTGCAAACGGCCCCAGAACTAGTAGGCAGGGTCTTTAATAGACCCAGGATAGAGACCTTGCAGAAGGAGAAAGTGAAAGGCGTTACCCCTGAGACTCGACTCAAG AGGATAGCTAAAGAAAGACAAAGGCAGTATGACTGCTTGACACAGAGGATTGAACGGGAGAAGAAACTGTTCGTTGTTGCCCAGAAAATTCAAACCCGCAAAGATCTTATG GATAAAACTCAGAAGGTGAAGGTGAAGAAAGAAACAGTGAACACCCCAGCCATTTACAGATTCCAGACGCGCCGAAAACGATGA